The following nucleotide sequence is from Thermostaphylospora chromogena.
CCCGGCGGACTGTGGCTGCTGATCTTCCTGGTGGTGCCGCTGGTCTTCATGGCCTCGGTGTCGACCCAGGAGGGCGACGTCGTCAACGGTTTCGTGCAGACCTTCAACTTCGCCAACTACGGCGAGGCGCTCGTCCGGTACCGGACGCAGTTCCTGCGTTCGGCGTGGTACGGCCTGGCCGGCACGGTGCTGGCGATCGTCATCGCCTACCCGGTGGCGTACTGGATCGCCTTCCGCGGCGGCGCCCGCAAGCCGACCTACCTGCTGCTGGTGCTGCTGCCGTACGTCGTGCCGTTCGTGCTGCGCGCGGTCTCGTGGAAGTTCCTGCTGGCGGACGACGGGATCGTGCTCTCCCCGTTGAAGTCGGCGGGGCTGGTGCCGGACGACTTCCACGTGCTGCAGACCACACCGGCGGTGATCTGCGGTCTGGTCTACACCTACCTGCCGTTCATGATCTTGCCGATCTACGTCGCGCTGGAGCGGGTGAATCCGCAGGTGATGGAGGCGGCCCG
It contains:
- a CDS encoding ABC transporter permease, which produces MRRFTPYLLVLPGGLWLLIFLVVPLVFMASVSTQEGDVVNGFVQTFNFANYGEALVRYRTQFLRSAWYGLAGTVLAIVIAYPVAYWIAFRGGARKPTYLLLVLLPYVVPFVLRAVSWKFLLADDGIVLSPLKSAGLVPDDFHVLQTTPAVICGLVYTYLPFMILPIYVALERVNPQVMEAARDLYASWWEAFTKIVLPLSLPGVFAGVLMTFVPMTSDYVNATILGGPENTMIGNIIQTEYLVNNDYPVGAALSFTLMSIMLIGIFVYARALGTENVLEAAAR